A genomic segment from Streptomyces sp. NBC_01233 encodes:
- a CDS encoding MFS transporter: MSSVAPARSSDDGSGPAKRAGRAVGRALHLPFTGTARGIRRATHAHGAGESGLGRLIELHAINGAGDMMITVALASTVFFSVPTDEARGRVALYLAITMAPFTLLAPVIGPLLDRLPHGRRASMAAAMLARALLALIMSGAVETGGIQLYPAALGVLVASKSYGVVRSAVVPRLLPPKFSLVKANSRVTLAGLLATGVAAPVGAGLNAIGPQWPLYGACVIFVWGAFAAFTLPHRVDEAKGERRARLSTHEAHSKRPGLRTISRSVLCGLLANASMRALSGFLIFFLAFLLREHPLEGQSAAVSLGIVAVAAGVGNACGTAVGAWLRARAPEVIIAAVLCLTLAVAVLAAVFFSGLFMAVLGATAGFCQALAKLSLDAMIQRDVPEAVRTSAFARSETLLQVAWVLGGAIGIVLPLNGVLGMSVAAAIVAFGTTMALRGVTSAPRHHQGASRPRVA, encoded by the coding sequence ATGTCGAGTGTGGCACCCGCACGGTCGTCCGACGACGGCTCGGGACCGGCCAAGCGGGCCGGCCGGGCTGTCGGGCGTGCCCTGCACCTTCCGTTCACGGGTACGGCGCGCGGGATCCGGCGGGCCACGCACGCGCACGGGGCCGGGGAATCGGGCCTCGGCAGGCTGATCGAGCTGCACGCCATCAACGGCGCCGGCGACATGATGATCACGGTGGCGCTGGCCTCCACGGTGTTCTTCTCCGTGCCCACGGACGAGGCGCGCGGCCGCGTGGCCCTGTACCTGGCGATCACGATGGCCCCCTTCACCCTGCTGGCCCCCGTGATCGGGCCGCTGCTGGACCGGCTGCCGCACGGCCGCCGGGCGTCGATGGCGGCCGCGATGCTGGCCCGGGCGCTGCTGGCGCTGATCATGTCGGGCGCCGTGGAAACCGGGGGGATCCAGCTGTATCCGGCGGCACTGGGCGTGCTGGTCGCGTCCAAGTCGTACGGGGTGGTGCGCAGCGCGGTGGTACCGAGGCTGCTGCCGCCGAAATTCTCACTCGTCAAGGCGAACTCGCGGGTCACCCTGGCCGGCCTGCTGGCCACGGGCGTGGCGGCGCCGGTGGGCGCGGGACTGAACGCGATCGGGCCGCAGTGGCCGCTGTACGGGGCCTGCGTCATCTTCGTGTGGGGGGCCTTCGCGGCGTTCACGCTGCCGCACCGGGTGGACGAGGCGAAGGGCGAGCGCCGTGCGCGGCTGTCCACGCACGAGGCCCACTCGAAGCGGCCGGGCCTGCGGACGATCAGCCGCTCGGTGCTGTGCGGGCTGCTGGCGAACGCCTCGATGCGCGCGCTGTCCGGGTTCCTGATCTTCTTCCTGGCGTTCCTGCTGCGCGAGCATCCCCTGGAGGGGCAGAGCGCGGCGGTGTCGCTGGGCATCGTGGCCGTCGCGGCGGGCGTGGGCAACGCCTGCGGTACGGCGGTGGGCGCGTGGCTGCGGGCCCGCGCACCGGAGGTCATCATCGCGGCGGTGCTGTGCCTGACGCTCGCGGTCGCGGTGCTGGCGGCCGTCTTCTTCAGCGGGCTCTTCATGGCCGTACTGGGCGCGACGGCGGGCTTCTGCCAGGCGCTGGCAAAGCTCTCGCTGGACGCGATGATCCAGCGGGACGTGCCGGAGGCGGTGCGCACGTCGGCGTTCGCCCGATCGGAGACGCTGCTGCAGGTGGCGTGGGTGCTGGGCGGTGCGATCGGCATCGTCCTGCCGCTGAACGGCGTACTGGGCATGTCCGTCGCCGCGGCCATCGTCGCCTTCGGCACGACGATGGCCCTCCGCGGCGTCACCTCCGCCCCCCGCCATCACCAAGGCGCCTCCCGCCCCCGCGTGGCGTAA
- a CDS encoding DUF2771 domain-containing protein yields the protein MTAPLFSGRARRSVAALGAVSAGLLLLSACGGEKPTPLATVTVGSSSVSAEASCHGGKEALSVEEVQECLTNLKDPKTIEYARGDTLRLGVEPEVVEDGKTWSAVLDGQPITEPSSNTYRSFPGADVFATGGQGEAPAAKKLAFLQIGEDGKPLAVWSFNLKLK from the coding sequence ATGACCGCACCGCTTTTCTCGGGTAGGGCCCGCCGCAGCGTCGCGGCCCTCGGAGCCGTGTCCGCCGGACTCCTCCTCCTCTCCGCCTGCGGCGGAGAAAAGCCGACCCCTCTGGCGACCGTGACGGTCGGCAGCTCGTCGGTGTCCGCCGAAGCCTCCTGCCACGGCGGCAAGGAGGCGCTCTCCGTGGAGGAGGTCCAGGAGTGCCTGACCAACCTCAAGGACCCCAAGACCATCGAGTACGCCCGTGGCGACACCCTGCGCCTCGGGGTCGAGCCTGAGGTCGTCGAGGACGGCAAGACGTGGTCGGCAGTGCTCGACGGCCAGCCGATCACCGAGCCCTCCTCGAACACGTACCGCAGCTTCCCGGGCGCCGACGTCTTCGCGACCGGCGGCCAGGGCGAGGCCCCGGCGGCGAAGAAGCTGGCCTTCCTGCAGATCGGCGAGGACGGCAAGCCGCTCGCCGTCTGGTCCTTCAACCTCAAGCTCAAGTAA
- a CDS encoding futalosine hydrolase — MRALVVTAVVAEADSVSTGLTPHPDAPGPEPRTLPGRYLITRRDLPGIAFDVLVGGVGPAAAAAGTATALALADYELVVCAGIGGGFDPAAPLGSLVVADAIVAADLGAETPEGFLDVSALGFGRSVHLPPAELAARAAEATGALLAPVLTVSTVTGTAARAAELTARHPMAGAEAMEGFGVAEAAAAHGLPVLEIRAVSNAVGPRDRAAWRIGDALAALTAGFRVLGPVLANWGERHEHR, encoded by the coding sequence GTGCGCGCGCTCGTCGTGACCGCGGTGGTGGCGGAGGCCGACTCCGTCTCCACCGGTCTGACCCCTCATCCGGACGCTCCCGGTCCTGAGCCGCGCACCCTCCCCGGCAGGTACCTCATCACCCGCCGGGACCTTCCGGGCATCGCCTTCGACGTGCTCGTCGGGGGCGTCGGGCCGGCGGCCGCCGCCGCCGGCACCGCCACCGCCCTGGCCCTCGCCGACTACGAGCTCGTCGTCTGCGCCGGCATCGGCGGCGGGTTCGATCCCGCCGCCCCGCTCGGCTCCCTGGTGGTCGCGGACGCGATCGTCGCCGCCGACCTGGGCGCCGAGACCCCCGAGGGCTTCCTCGACGTGAGCGCGCTGGGCTTCGGCCGCAGCGTGCACCTGCCGCCCGCCGAACTCGCCGCGCGCGCCGCCGAGGCGACCGGGGCGCTGCTCGCGCCCGTGCTGACCGTCTCCACCGTCACCGGGACCGCCGCCCGGGCCGCCGAGCTCACCGCCCGGCACCCGATGGCCGGGGCCGAGGCCATGGAGGGGTTCGGGGTCGCGGAGGCGGCGGCCGCGCACGGGCTGCCCGTGCTGGAGATCCGCGCCGTGTCCAACGCCGTGGGCCCGCGCGACCGTGCCGCCTGGCGGATCGGGGACGCGCTGGCCGCGCTCACCGCCGGCTTCCGCGTGCTGGGCCCCGTACTCGCGAACTGGGGAGAACGCCATGAGCACCGGTGA
- a CDS encoding 1,4-dihydroxy-6-naphthoate synthase codes for MSTGEPLKIAYSPCPNDTFVFDAWAHGRVPGAPALDVTFADIDLTNGMAERGELDVLKVSYAVLPWVLEEYALLPCGGALGRGCGPLVLTREPGLDLAGKTVAVPSERSTAYLLFRLWAADVLPEGVGKVVVLPFHEIMPAVRDGRVDAGLVIHEARFTYQDYGLHCLADMGGHWESTTGLPIPLGAIIAKRTLGAERLHALAESARTSVRMAWDDPEASRPYVRAHAQELDPAVADQHIGLYVNEFTADLGDSGYAAVRGLLTRAAAEGLVPAIAPGALAFP; via the coding sequence ATGAGCACCGGTGAACCGCTGAAGATCGCCTACTCGCCCTGCCCGAACGACACCTTCGTCTTCGACGCCTGGGCGCACGGCCGGGTCCCGGGCGCGCCCGCCCTCGACGTCACCTTCGCGGACATCGACCTCACCAACGGCATGGCCGAGCGCGGCGAGCTGGACGTGCTGAAGGTGTCGTACGCCGTGCTGCCGTGGGTGCTGGAGGAGTACGCGCTGCTGCCGTGCGGCGGTGCGCTCGGGCGCGGCTGCGGGCCTCTGGTGCTGACCCGTGAGCCGGGCCTGGACCTGGCGGGGAAGACGGTCGCGGTGCCGAGCGAGCGCTCCACCGCCTACCTGCTGTTCCGGCTGTGGGCGGCGGACGTCCTGCCCGAGGGCGTCGGCAAGGTGGTCGTGCTGCCGTTCCACGAGATCATGCCGGCGGTGCGCGACGGCCGGGTGGACGCCGGACTGGTCATCCACGAGGCCCGGTTCACCTATCAGGACTACGGGCTGCACTGCCTGGCCGACATGGGCGGGCACTGGGAGTCCACGACCGGCCTGCCAATCCCGCTCGGCGCGATCATCGCGAAGCGCACGCTGGGTGCGGAGCGGCTGCACGCGCTGGCCGAGTCGGCCCGTACATCGGTCCGGATGGCCTGGGACGACCCGGAGGCCTCCCGCCCGTACGTGCGCGCCCACGCGCAGGAGCTGGACCCGGCCGTCGCCGACCAGCACATCGGGCTCTACGTCAACGAGTTCACCGCCGACCTCGGCGACTCCGGCTACGCGGCGGTGCGCGGGCTGCTGACCCGGGCGGCGGCGGAGGGGCTGGTACCGGCCATCGCGCCCGGCGCGCTGGCCTTCCCGTAG
- a CDS encoding cold-shock protein — MPTGKVKWFNSEKGFGFLSRDDGGDVFVHSSVLPAGVDALKPGQRVEFGVVAGQRGDQALSVTVLDPAPSVAAAQRRKPDELASIVQDLTTLLENITPMLERGRYPDKVHGTKIAGLLRAVADQLDV, encoded by the coding sequence GTGCCTACCGGCAAGGTCAAGTGGTTCAACAGTGAGAAGGGCTTCGGCTTTCTCTCCCGCGACGACGGCGGAGACGTCTTCGTCCACTCGTCGGTGCTCCCTGCCGGGGTCGATGCCCTCAAGCCCGGTCAGCGGGTCGAGTTCGGCGTCGTCGCCGGACAACGCGGTGACCAGGCACTTTCGGTGACGGTACTGGACCCGGCGCCGTCCGTGGCGGCAGCCCAGCGACGCAAGCCCGACGAGCTCGCCTCGATCGTGCAGGACCTCACCACCCTGCTGGAGAACATCACCCCGATGCTCGAGCGCGGCCGCTACCCCGACAAGGTGCACGGCACGAAGATCGCCGGACTGCTCCGCGCGGTGGCCGACCAGCTGGACGTCTGA
- a CDS encoding HAD family hydrolase, with the protein MVRMNLTVGFDLDMTLIDSRPGIRAAYHALSAETGTFIDADEAVTRLGPPLDEELAYWFPEAEIPAVADRYREIYPAYAIEPTPAMPGAREAIEAVQALGGRAIVVTAKHEPNARLHLAHLGIEPDAVIGWLWAEAKAGALREYGAQVYVGDHVGDVRGARTAGALSVAVPTGPCPEPELRAAGADVVLPDLTALPEWLAQYIAAQPV; encoded by the coding sequence ATGGTTCGTATGAACCTCACCGTCGGCTTCGACCTCGACATGACCCTCATCGACTCCCGTCCGGGCATCAGGGCCGCCTACCACGCCCTGTCGGCCGAGACGGGCACGTTCATCGACGCCGACGAGGCGGTCACGCGTCTGGGCCCGCCGCTGGACGAGGAGCTCGCGTACTGGTTCCCGGAGGCCGAGATCCCGGCCGTGGCGGACCGCTACCGCGAGATCTACCCCGCGTACGCCATCGAGCCGACCCCGGCGATGCCGGGCGCCCGCGAGGCGATCGAGGCCGTCCAGGCGCTCGGCGGCCGCGCGATCGTCGTCACGGCCAAGCACGAGCCCAACGCCCGGCTGCACCTGGCGCACCTCGGCATCGAGCCGGACGCGGTCATCGGCTGGCTCTGGGCGGAGGCCAAGGCCGGCGCGCTGCGCGAGTACGGCGCGCAGGTCTACGTCGGCGACCACGTGGGCGACGTACGCGGGGCCCGTACGGCCGGTGCGCTGTCCGTGGCGGTGCCGACCGGCCCGTGCCCGGAGCCCGAACTGCGCGCGGCGGGCGCGGACGTGGTGCTGCCGGACCTGACCGCGCTGCCCGAGTGGCTCGCGCAGTACATCGCCGCACAGCCCGTCTGA
- a CDS encoding helicase C-terminal domain-containing protein, translating to MGTGRLTGRRDQEATVPEASTAGGSGASGAPRSLAEALRARDDAALATLLHTRPDLLGPVPGDVTQLATRAGTRASVVRALERLDRFTLQTAEALAVAPDPCPYPVLESLLTGEEGTTGEDNGARAALPRALGTLRDQALVWGDDDRLRLVRTARELLAPSAQRPSPTGLGPTVAEATSGMSPTRIQEIVAAAGLPATHDPVSAVSALTGLFTDPERMSALLDEAPAEAHQVLGRLVWGPPYGEVTPNPTAPVRWLRDRGLLLPATARTVVLPREVALHLRGGLAHRDTAPVAPPVPVHREHRPQLVDANAAGQALAALSTVEELVKSWEHAAPLVLRVGGLSVRDLKRAAATLDTTEPSAAFWIELAYAAGLLASDGEADERYAPTPAFDDWCELPPAERWTALVEAWLPATRTSGLVGEQDAKGRTLSTLGPDLDRSAAPEVRRRVLELLAALPEGGSPDAQAVLDRLAWERPVRGTSDLRTRLARWALTEAEVLGVTGRGALSGPGRALLAHEDPAPLLAPLLPEPVDHVLLQADLTAVAPGPLRRPLGDTLAVLADVESKGGATVYRFTPGSVRRALDAGHAAADLHAFLKEHSRTPVPQPLAYLIDDVARRHGHLRVGAASAYVRCDDDAMLGEILADKRSAGLGLRRLAPTVLAAQAEPTTLLEGLRAMGYAPAAESLTGDVLVARADAHRAPARSAPVPVPDGPPVPDATLLGAAVRAIRAGDLAATAVRKEPAPSTGAPGELPRTSAAETLATVQAAALTGSAVWIGYVNADGAASQRVIAPVRVEGGFVTGYDHTADEVRTYALHRITGVAELAEDQV from the coding sequence ATGGGGACCGGCCGACTGACCGGCCGACGCGACCAGGAGGCGACTGTGCCCGAGGCAAGCACTGCCGGGGGATCCGGCGCAAGCGGAGCCCCGCGCTCCCTCGCCGAGGCGCTGCGCGCCCGCGACGACGCGGCGCTCGCCACCCTGCTGCACACGCGCCCGGACCTGCTCGGTCCGGTGCCCGGCGACGTGACGCAGCTGGCCACCCGCGCCGGCACCCGGGCCTCGGTGGTGCGGGCGCTGGAGCGCCTGGACCGCTTCACGCTGCAGACGGCCGAGGCGCTCGCCGTGGCCCCGGACCCGTGCCCGTACCCGGTGCTGGAGTCGCTGCTGACCGGCGAGGAGGGCACCACCGGTGAGGACAACGGCGCCCGCGCCGCACTCCCCCGAGCCCTGGGCACCCTGCGCGACCAGGCCCTGGTGTGGGGCGACGACGACCGGCTGCGCCTGGTGCGCACCGCCCGCGAGCTGCTCGCGCCCTCCGCACAGCGGCCTTCCCCGACCGGCCTCGGGCCCACCGTCGCCGAAGCCACGTCCGGCATGTCCCCGACCCGGATCCAGGAGATCGTGGCGGCGGCCGGGCTGCCCGCGACGCATGACCCGGTGTCCGCGGTCTCGGCGCTGACCGGACTGTTCACCGACCCGGAGCGGATGTCCGCGCTGCTGGACGAGGCTCCGGCGGAGGCGCACCAGGTGCTGGGGCGGCTCGTGTGGGGGCCTCCGTACGGGGAGGTGACCCCGAATCCGACCGCGCCCGTGCGCTGGCTGCGCGACCGGGGCCTGCTGCTGCCCGCGACGGCGCGGACCGTCGTCCTGCCCCGCGAGGTGGCACTGCACCTGCGCGGCGGGCTCGCGCACCGGGACACCGCGCCGGTGGCTCCGCCGGTGCCCGTACACCGCGAGCACCGTCCACAGCTTGTGGACGCGAACGCCGCCGGGCAGGCGCTGGCCGCGCTGTCCACCGTCGAGGAACTGGTGAAGTCCTGGGAGCACGCCGCTCCGCTGGTGCTGCGGGTGGGCGGGCTCTCCGTACGGGACCTGAAGCGGGCGGCGGCCACCCTGGACACGACCGAGCCGTCGGCCGCGTTCTGGATCGAACTCGCCTACGCGGCCGGGCTGCTGGCCAGTGACGGGGAGGCGGACGAGCGGTACGCGCCCACTCCCGCCTTCGACGACTGGTGCGAGCTCCCTCCCGCCGAACGGTGGACGGCGCTGGTGGAGGCCTGGCTGCCCGCCACCCGCACGTCCGGCCTGGTCGGCGAGCAGGACGCCAAGGGACGCACGCTGTCCACGCTCGGCCCCGACCTCGACCGCTCCGCCGCCCCCGAGGTGCGCCGGCGCGTCCTGGAACTCCTCGCCGCCCTGCCGGAGGGCGGGTCGCCCGACGCGCAGGCCGTGCTGGACCGGCTCGCGTGGGAACGCCCCGTACGCGGTACGAGCGATCTGCGCACCCGCCTCGCACGCTGGGCACTGACCGAGGCGGAGGTCCTCGGCGTGACCGGCCGGGGCGCCCTGTCCGGGCCCGGCCGGGCCCTGCTCGCGCACGAGGACCCGGCGCCGCTGCTGGCACCCCTCCTCCCCGAACCGGTGGACCACGTCCTGCTCCAGGCCGACCTGACGGCGGTGGCCCCCGGCCCGCTGCGCCGGCCGCTCGGGGACACCCTGGCGGTGCTGGCGGACGTGGAGTCCAAGGGCGGGGCGACGGTCTACCGCTTCACGCCCGGCTCGGTGCGCCGGGCCCTGGACGCCGGGCACGCCGCCGCCGACCTGCACGCCTTCCTCAAGGAACACAGCCGCACCCCGGTCCCGCAGCCCCTCGCCTACCTCATCGACGACGTGGCCCGGCGCCACGGCCACCTGCGCGTCGGCGCGGCCTCCGCATACGTCCGCTGCGACGACGACGCGATGCTCGGCGAGATCCTCGCCGACAAGCGCTCGGCGGGTCTCGGGCTGCGCCGCCTCGCCCCCACCGTCCTGGCCGCGCAGGCCGAACCCACCACCCTGCTGGAGGGGTTGCGGGCGATGGGGTACGCGCCGGCCGCGGAGTCCCTGACCGGCGACGTCCTGGTGGCGCGGGCCGACGCCCACCGTGCACCGGCGCGCTCGGCGCCCGTACCGGTGCCGGACGGCCCGCCGGTACCGGACGCGACGCTGCTGGGAGCGGCCGTACGGGCGATCCGCGCGGGCGACCTCGCGGCGACGGCGGTCCGCAAGGAACCCGCGCCGTCCACCGGCGCACCGGGCGAACTCCCGCGCACGAGCGCGGCGGAAACCCTGGCGACCGTACAGGCGGCGGCCCTGACCGGCTCGGCGGTGTGGATCGGCTACGTGAACGCGGACGGCGCGGCCAGCCAGCGCGTCATCGCCCCGGTCCGCGTGGAGGGCGGCTTCGTCACGGGCTACGACCACACGGCGGACGAGGTCCGCACCTACGCCCTCCACCGCATCACGGGCGTAGCAGAACTGGCAGAGGACCAGGTCTAG
- a CDS encoding DUF4291 domain-containing protein produces the protein MSAPVPTHQIRASHTDTTITVYQAYAPRLGDPAARDGRFPPAWKRERMTWIKPSFLWMMYRCGWATKADQETVLAVEITREGFDRTLGEACLSHYEPGVHADRAAWKESLREAPARVQWDPERDLHLNPLPYRSLQLGLSGPASRAYADEWTVSIRDVTPLARQVHGLLRSGEAEAARALLPVETPYPSGPLEHLRTGAAVSPG, from the coding sequence ATGTCAGCGCCCGTACCCACCCACCAGATCCGCGCCTCGCACACCGACACCACCATCACCGTCTACCAGGCCTACGCCCCCCGCCTGGGGGACCCGGCGGCTCGCGACGGCCGCTTCCCGCCCGCCTGGAAGCGGGAGCGGATGACGTGGATCAAGCCCTCGTTCCTGTGGATGATGTACCGCTGCGGCTGGGCGACCAAGGCCGACCAGGAGACCGTGCTCGCCGTCGAGATCACCCGTGAGGGCTTCGACCGGACCCTTGGCGAGGCCTGCCTCTCCCACTACGAGCCGGGCGTGCACGCGGACCGGGCCGCTTGGAAGGAGTCCCTGCGCGAGGCGCCCGCCCGGGTCCAGTGGGACCCGGAGCGCGACCTGCACCTGAACCCGCTGCCGTACCGCTCGCTCCAGCTGGGCCTGTCCGGCCCGGCCTCGCGCGCGTACGCCGACGAGTGGACGGTCTCGATCCGCGATGTGACCCCGCTGGCCCGGCAGGTCCACGGCCTGCTCCGGTCCGGCGAAGCCGAGGCGGCCCGCGCCCTGCTCCCGGTGGAGACGCCCTACCCGTCGGGCCCGCTGGAGCACCTCCGGACGGGAGCGGCGGTCAGTCCCGGATGA
- a CDS encoding DoxX family membrane protein: MTHERRDQALFRAASAPANATTATATHDTGLLVLRLVVGLSMVGHGTMKLFGWFGGPGLTATGKGFTMAGYPAGDAMAVIAGLSETLGGLGLALGLLTPLAGAALTGIFINVLDLRGLSAYFPPKGVELEVLLFAGVVALTLTGPGRFAADHYLPVLRESRPRYSWLALLVGVVAGFVVLLIRD; encoded by the coding sequence ATGACGCATGAACGACGGGACCAGGCGCTCTTCCGTGCCGCCTCGGCCCCTGCCAATGCCACCACCGCCACCGCCACCCACGACACCGGCCTGCTCGTGCTCCGGCTTGTCGTCGGCCTCAGCATGGTCGGCCACGGCACCATGAAGCTCTTCGGCTGGTTCGGCGGCCCGGGCCTCACCGCGACCGGCAAGGGCTTCACGATGGCCGGCTATCCCGCGGGGGACGCCATGGCCGTCATCGCCGGACTGTCCGAGACCCTGGGCGGCCTCGGTCTCGCCCTCGGCCTGCTCACCCCGCTCGCCGGCGCCGCCCTGACCGGCATCTTCATCAACGTCCTCGACCTCCGCGGCCTGAGCGCCTACTTCCCGCCCAAGGGCGTGGAACTCGAAGTGCTCCTCTTCGCCGGGGTCGTCGCCCTCACCCTCACCGGCCCGGGCCGCTTCGCCGCCGACCACTACCTCCCGGTTCTGCGCGAGTCGCGGCCGCGCTACTCCTGGCTCGCCCTGCTGGTGGGCGTCGTCGCGGGATTCGTCGTCCTCCTCATCCGGGACTGA
- a CDS encoding N-acetyltransferase yields MNHDQQTFVPAGFEVPQTLVADGFRLEPLGERHNERDLAAWSGSIAHVRATPGFQGRNWPPLEGMSPEANRADLVRHARDFEARTGFTYSVLDGDDVIGCLYIHPAKEAPGRIHVSSWVRADRAPLDVTLYEAVQGWLCEVWPFDPGLIDYAAR; encoded by the coding sequence ATGAACCATGATCAGCAGACCTTCGTGCCCGCCGGCTTCGAGGTGCCGCAGACCCTCGTGGCGGACGGCTTCCGGCTGGAGCCGCTCGGCGAGCGGCACAACGAGCGCGACCTCGCCGCCTGGAGCGGCAGCATCGCGCACGTCCGGGCCACGCCGGGGTTCCAGGGGAGGAACTGGCCGCCGCTGGAGGGCATGTCCCCGGAGGCCAACCGCGCCGACCTGGTGCGCCATGCGCGGGACTTCGAGGCCCGGACCGGGTTCACGTACAGCGTGCTGGACGGTGACGACGTCATCGGGTGCCTGTACATCCACCCGGCCAAGGAGGCGCCCGGCCGGATCCACGTCAGCTCGTGGGTGCGCGCCGACCGGGCGCCGCTCGACGTGACCCTGTACGAGGCCGTGCAGGGGTGGCTCTGCGAGGTGTGGCCGTTCGACCCGGGGCTGATCGACTACGCGGCCAGGTGA